Within the Bradyrhizobium ottawaense genome, the region TGATTCCGGCGACTGGGAAGCCGACCTGGCCTTTACGCAGGACGTCGGCCGCGCCTTCCTGAACATCTATCCCGAACTGGTGCGGCGCAATTTCGCGACGCCGTGGACCGCTGATGACCGCGAGGAACAGTTGATCCGCCGCGGCCGCTACGTCGAATTCAACCTGCTCTATGACCGCGGCACCATGTTCGGGCTGAAGACCGGCGGCAATGTCGATTCAATCCTGTCGTCGATGCCCCCGGAAGTGAAATGGCCTTGATCGGCTTGTCATGACAGGCCGCTAGACTGAGATTCGCGTCATTCAAAATCCCAGGAGCAGGTCATGGAAGTAAAACCAGGCGATGTCGTCATTCTGAAGTCCGGCGGCCATCCGATGAGCGTGGTCGAGGTGAGCGAGACCACCGCCGCGTGCGTGTGGATGGGCAACGAAGGCGATTTGTTCCGCGAGACACTGCCCCTTGCCGTGCTTGAACTCGCGGAAGCCGAACCGTCCGACGACGAGGAGGACGACGAGGACGAGCATGAAGACGAAGAAGAAGCGGACGAAGAAGACGAGGAAGAGGACGAGCACGAGCCCAAGAAGAAGAAAAAGTAAGGGCACCTGACGTCGCCGGGCCATCATCGTTCCCGGCGACGTCGTTCGCCGGGATTGGACCCGGCGCGAGGGATTTGATATGCGCGGGAGCCCGGCCGCGGCTTCCCGTCCATGCGTCCGGCCATGAAATGGCTTGGAGACCATGACGCACCTGCCCCGCGCGATGTTGATCGACATGGATGACACCATCCTGTCGGCCTATGGCCGCCCCGAAATCGCCTGGAACCAGATCGCCGCCGAGTTCGCCGACGAGTACGGGCCGTTCTCGCCGCACCAGGTGGCCTCGGCGGTTCTCACTTCCGCTCGCAAGTTCTGGGGCGCGGCCGGGCCCGAATGGCGGCTGAAGCTGGATGAAGCGCGCCGCATCGTCGTCAGGGACGGATTTGCCGCACTCGCCGCGGGCGGCCATGCCTTGCCGGATGATCTGGCAGCCCGTCTCGCCAACCGCTTCACCACCTATCGCGAGGAAGCGATGTACGTGTTCCCCGGCGCGCATGACGCCATCGACGCGCTGAAGGCGCACGGGGTCAAACTGGCGCTGGTGACCAACGGCGCCGCCGAGACCCAGCGCGCCAAGGTCGAACGCTTCGAACTGACCCATCGCTTCGATCACATCCAGATCGAAGGCGAGCATGGTTTCGGCAAGCCGGAAGAGCGCGCCTATCTGCACGCCATGCAGGCGCTCGGCGTCACGGCACAGGAGACCTGGATGATCGGCGACAATCTGGAGTGGGAAGTCGAGGCGCCGCAGCGCCTTGGCATCTATGCGGTCTGGATCGACGTTCACGGCGACGGCCTGCCGGCCGAATCCACCGTCAAGCCCGACCGTATCATCCGCTCGCTGACGGAGTTGCTGTCGGCCGATTAAATCAACGCAGCGCCGACCAGATCATCACCAGGCCGCCGGTGATCACGGCGACATCGAGGATCGCGGTGTGAATGTGCACCGGCATGCGCTCGACAAAGGCCTTGGCAAGAAATGCCCCGGGGATCGCCACCGCGCCGATCAGAAGCGCAAAGGCAAGCACCTGCGCCGTGACGACGCCGGCCATGCCGAACACCGAAATCTTGACGACGCTGGTCGCGAGCGAAATCACCGCGTCGGTCGCGATCACGGCGGCGCCTTCGAGTCCCGCCGCCATCAGCAACGACAGCAGGATGACGCCCGAGCCGGAGGTGCCGCCGACCACCACGCCGTAACCCACCGCGCCGGCGGCAAGCGCGGCGTCGCCGATCCTGACCTGGTGGTGCTTGGCTAGCCGGCGCAGCGGCACACTCAGGATCAGCATGCTGCCGATCACCAGCGCCGCACCGGCACCGCTCAGCCGCGTATAGCCGTAGGCGCCGAGCGCCGTGGAGAGGATCGCCGCCGATACGACGATCAGCGCGCGGCGACGGTCTGCATAGCGGATGTAGGCCACGAAGCGGCTGAGATTGGTGAAGATGGAGGAAATCGCGATGATCGGCACCACCGGTTCGGCCCCGATCAGCGGCACCAGCACCAGCGGCATCAACGCCCCGGTGCCGTAGCCCGCAAGGCCGCCGATGACGGAGGCAAACAGCGCCATGCCGGCGACCAACAGCAGCTGAGCCACGGAAATGTCGGCGAAGCCGGAAAGAATATTCACAAACGGTGATCGCGATGGAAGCGTGTGACGGTCTGGTCGGCAATAGCGGCAAGGGCTGCCGGGGCAAGCGGAAAATCCGCAGCCAGCCAGGCATCTTCGGCAAGCGTCAGCACATGGCCGAGCGCCGGCCCCTCGGCGATGCCGCGGGAAATGAAATCGGCCGCGCGGAGCGGAAACTTCGGCGCGGTCCAGCGCTGCGGCAGCTTGGCGAATTCGCGCCAATACGCGGCCTCGAAGCTTTCGCCCGAACGCGCCCAGGCCAGCATCAGGCGATCGCGGTATTGTGCCTCGCCGAGCCGGTAGAGCCGTTGCCGCGCCCTCAACTCGTCCATGCCGGCCAGCCGCCACCAGCGATGCCCCATGGAATCCAGCATCTTGGTTTCCGCGTTGGAAAGACGCAGGCGCGCGGCGACGCGTTTGGCATCCTCGGTCACGGCAACGGCAAGCGCAGCCAGCCGGCGCACCGGGTCCGGCGCGAGCCCCAGCGCCCGCTCCGCCGATATCATCGCCGCGAACGGCCCGGTATAGGTGACGCTGCCGACAATCGTCAGCAGCAGGCCGGCATCCGCCATCGCGGTGACCGCCGCCTCGGCGCCGTCGGCGACCAACAGCTTGAGCATCTCCATCCGCACGCGTTCGGCAGAAAGATTAGAAAAGCCCGCGCGCCCGGCGATGCAGGCCAGATAACCCGCGCGATCGGGCGCGCCGGCGCCATAGGCGGCATGCATGCGGAAAAACCTGAGGATGCGCAGATAATCCTCGGCGATCCGTTGCGCGGCATCGCCGATGAATCTCACCCGTCGGGCTTCGATATCGGCAAGGCCGCCGACGTGGTCGTGCACGAGGCCGTCGGCATCGACCGAAAGACCGTTGATGGTGAAGTCGCGCCGCTCGGCGTCGCGGACCCAGTCGCGGCCGAACGCGACTTTGGCCTTGCGGCCATAGGTCTCGGTATCCTCGCGCAACGTCGTGACCTCGAACGGCTGCGCATCGACGACCAGGGTCACTGTGCCGTGGTCGATGCCGGTCGGCACGCATTTGATGCCGGCGGCCTTGGCGCGGCGGACGACTTCGTCGGGCAGCGCCGTGGTCGCGATATCGATATCGCCGGTCGGAATGTTCAGCAGCGCGTTGCGCACCGCACCGCCGACCACGCGGGCTTCCTCGCCATCGCCGTTGAGCAAGGCGAGCACGCGGGCAGCCGCACCGGATTTGAGCCAGGGCGCATCAATGAGCACGCGCCACCTCGCTCATTTCTCGGTCCCTGGAACGAATTTGCCGTTCTCGATATGGGCGGGAATGTAGGTCGAGTCCGGCGCCGCCCCGGAAAAATGCGCCAGCAGCACGAAGCTGACCACCACCAGCAGCAGCGATCCCAGCACCAGCTTGGCGACCAGATGCGCCGGCCAGGAAGATGTCGCCATCAGGCCGGAACGGGTGGCAATCAAAAACACGGCATAGACCGCGAACGGGATCAGGAAAATTCCGACTTCGGTCAATACCGGACGGATCATGAGAGATAAATCCGCTCATACAGCACGCGCAGGATGCCCGCGGTCGCGCCCCAGATGTAGCGCTCGGCATACGGCATCGCGTAATAGGAACGCTCCATGCCGCGGAATTCCTTGTTGTGGATCTGGTGGTTCTCGGGATTCATCAGGAACGCCAGCGGCACCTCGAAGGCATCGACCACCTCGCCTTCGTTGATATCAAGTGTGAAGCCGGGTCTTACCCGCGCCACCGTCGGCAGGATGCGAAACCCGAACGCCGTGCCGTAGAGATCGAGATAGCCGATCGGCTCGACGAAGTCGCGGCTCAGGCCGACTTCCTCCTCCGCCTCGCGCAAGGCGGCGTCGAGCGGCGAAGCATCGGTCGCGTCGATCTTGCCGCCGGGAAAGGAAATCTGGCCGGCATGGCTCGACAGATGCGGCGAGCGCTGCGTCAGCAGCACGGTCGGCTCCGGATGGTCGATGACCGGGATCAGCACCGCCGCCGGCCGCACCGGCTGCTCGCGGGCGACAATCTCGAGCATGCGATCGTTGCCGGAATCGCCGGTCCTCGGAATGATGTTGGGATCGATCAGCCCGGCCGGCACGTCGAAGCTCAGCCGCGCCCGGCTGCGCGCGAAGAATTCCGCCGAACTGACCGGAGCCGCCTCCAGTTTCCTGCGTATCGGCTCGTTCAAAGCGCGTCCCTCACCTGCTTCGCATCCGCCATCGCAAAGAACTCGCCGCCGGATTCGACCCCGAACATCGGTTCGCCATCGACCACCCGCTCTTCGCCCATGTCAACCAGATCGTAATAGAGCGCACGGGTCACCTTGGCCCAGAGGTCGGCGCGAACGTGCAGATAGGGCGTCAATCCGCCATCGGCTGCCATCTCGAATCGCAGGCGATGTCCGGAGTCGCAAGGCACCCAGTCGTCAACATTGGTGCGAAAGCGCAAGAGCCGGCCGCGGTCGCCAGCCTCGTTCAGCATCTCGACCGCCATGAACGGCGCGTCGTCGACGCGGATGCCGACCTTCTCGACCGGGGTCACGAGAAAGTGCTTGCCGTCCTCGCGCTTCAGGATCGTCGAGAACAGCCGCACCAGCGCCGGCCGTCCGATCGGCGTCCCCATGTAGAACCACGTTCCGTCGCCCGCGATTCGCATGTCGAGATCGCCGCAGAACGGCGGATTCCACAGATGCACCGGCGGCAGCCCCTTGCCGGCTGCCGTGGCGTTGACGGCTTCTCGCGCGGCTACCGTCAGGCCTTCGAGCTTGTTGCCCTCAAGCTTGTTGCCTTCAAGCTTGTTGTCTTGGAGCCCCTGATCGCCGGTTTGCCCTTGCTTCGCCATTGTTTGACCTGAGTCTGACTGCTTCGATCTGGCACGATTGGTGCACGTCTTCCGATATCGATCCCGGACGATTTGCGCCCGTATTATTCCGGGTCAAGTCGCCACAACGTGATGCCGTTCATACCCCGAAATACCGATAATGTGGGGATAGTTTAATTCAACGAATACAGGGCCTTTGCATAGGTTTAGCATGAGGTTCGTGGCATGACGACGCAATCGGCGGCGTCATGAAGCGGTTTGGCTCCGGATCCGTAAATCTCTGGATCCGTGAAGGAGAGAGACATGGCGAACGCAGACGGTGTCGAGAAACTCGAGGACGCAATCGTCCGCTCGGCCGAGCAGGTCGCCGGCCAGATCCGCGCCGCCAAGGAAGCGATCGCCACCGTCATCTACGGCCAGGACCGGGTCATCGAAAACACCCTGGTGACGATCCTGTCCGGCGGACATGCGCTCTTGATCGGGGTTCCCGGTCTCGCCAAGACCAAGCTAGTCGAAACGCTCGGCATCACGCTCGGCCTCGACGCCAAGCGCATCCAGTTCACGCCGGACCTGATGCCGTCGGACATTCTGGGCGCCGAGGTGCTGGACGAGAGCAATTCCGGCAAGCGCTCGTTCCGCTTTATCGCTGGCCCGGTGTTCGCGCAGCTGCTGATGGCCGACGAAATCAACCGCGCCAGCCCGCGCACCCAATCGGCGCTGCTGCAAGCCATGCAGGAACAGCACATCACGGTTGCCGGCGCGCGCCACGATTTGCCAAAACCGTTCCACGTGCTGGCGACGCAAAACCCGCTGGAGCAGGAAGGCACCTATCCGCTGCCGGAAGCGCAGCTCGACCGCTTCCTGATGGAGATCGACGTCGATTATCCCGATCGCGACGCCGAACGCCGCATCCTGTTCGAAACCACCGGCGCTGACGAAACGCTCGCCAAGGCCTCGATGAATGCGGAGATCCTGATTGCCGCGCAGCGGCTGGTACGGCGGCTGCCGGTCGGCGACAGCGTCGTCGAGGCGATCCTTTCGCTGGTGCGCTCGGCGCGTCCCAATCCCGACGGCGACGGCGACAAGCTGATCGCCTGGGGACCGGGCCCGCGCGCCAGCCAGTCGCTGATGCTGGCGGTCCGCGCCCGCGCGCTGCTCGACGGCCGCCTCGCGCCCTCGATCGACGACGTGCTCGATCTGGCCGAGCCCGTGCTCAAGCACCGTATGGCGCTGACCTTCTCGGCGCGCGCCGAAGGACGCACCATTCCTGACGTGATCAGGCAGTTGAAGACGCGGATTGGTTGATGGCCGCAGAGACCAAGCACCAAAGTGGGGAGATTGTTGCGATCCGACGTGCCGATGGTGAAAGCCGAACGCTCGCCGCATCGTTGCCCCGTCTCGTGCTTGAAGCCCGCCGCATCGCCGCCAACGTCATCCATGGTCTGCACGGCCGACGCCGCGCCGGCGCCGGCGAGAGTTTCTGGCAGTATCGCCGCTTCGTCTCGGGCGAGCCGTCGCAGAACGTCGACTGGCGGCGCTCGGCGCGCGACGATCATCTCTATGTCCGCGAGCAGGAATGGGAGGCCGCGCATACCGTGTGGCTGTGGCCGGACCGCTCGCCGTCGATGGCGTTTGCCTCCAGGGGCGCGCGCGACAGCAAGCTGGAGCGCGGCCTGATCGTCACCTTTGCGCTGGCTGAGCTCCTGGTCGCGGGCGGCGAACGCGTCGGCATTCCCGGCCTGATGAACCCGACCGCCAGCCGCAGCGTGATCGACAAGATGGCGCAAGCGATGCTGCACGACGATGCCGCGCGCGCCAGCCTGCCGCCGTCGTTTGTGCCGTCGGCGCTGGCCGAGATCGTGGTGCTGTCGGACTTCTGGTCGCCGATGCCGGAAATCCGCACCATGCTCGCCGGCCTGTCGGCCTCCGGCGCCCATGGCACGCTGATCCAGATCGTCGATCCCGCGGAAGAAACCTTTCCTTATTCGGGCCGGGTCGAATTCGTCGAACCCGAGGGCGGCGGCGTCATCACCGCGGGCCGCGCCGAGAGCTGGGCGCAGGATTACGTCGCGCGCGTCGCACTCCATCGCGACGAGATCCGCAACGAGACCAACAAGCTCGACTGGCTGTTCTCGACCCACACCACCAGCCGCTCCGCCGCCGAACTCTTGCTGTTCCTGCACTCGGGCATGATGGTGAGCAAGGGCAGCGTGCGCTCCTCAACCGTGAAGGTGGGACGAAGCGCATGATCGCAGGGCTTCCCCTCACCTTCGCCGACCCGTTGCTGCTGATGGGGCTGTTGACCCTGCCGGTGCTGTGGTGGCTGTTGCGCGTGATGCCGCCGCGGCCCAAGCGGATCGAGTTTCCGCCGACGCGGCTGTTGTTCGACATCAGGCCCAAGGAAGAAACCCCGTCGCGCACGCCGTGGTGGCTGACCTTGCTGCGCCTCACCGCCGCGGCATTGGTCATTCTCGCCGCCGCCGGGCCGATCTGGAATCCGCAGACCGGCGTCGGCGGCAGCAACGCGCCGCTGGTGATCCTGCTCGACGACGGCTGGAGTGCGGCTTCGAGCTGGGACATCCGCATCAAGGCCGCCGATGAACTGATCGCCAATGCCGACAACGACCGCCGCGGCGTCGCACTGGTTCCGCTGTCCGAACCGGCGCGCGACATCACCCTGATGCCCGGCGGCACCGCGCGGGTCGCCCTGCGCCAGCTCGCGCCAAAGCCGTATGCGATCGAGCGCGTCGAAACGCTTGCCGCCGTCGAACGGTTCCTGAAGGCGACCGGCGATGCCGAAATCGCCTGGCTGTCCGACGGCATCGACACCGGGCGCGGCACTGAATTCCTCGAAGGCCTCGGCAGGACCGTCGGCGACCGCAAGCTGACGGTGTTCGAGGGTGGCGCATCGCCTGCGCTGGCGCTGGTCGCCGCCGAGAATGCCGCGGCCAAGATGACCGTGAAGGTGCTGCGCACCACCAGCGGCAATGCCGCCGGTGTGGTGCGCGCGATCGACGCCAAGGGTTCGCCGATCGGCGAGGCACGGTATGCGTTCGGATTGCAGGACCGCGAAGCCGAAGCGGCGTTCGATCTGCCGGTCGAACTGCGCAACGATATCGCGCGGCTGGAAATATCCGGCGAGCGCTCCGCCGGCGCGGTGCAACTGTTGGACAAGCGCTGGCGGCGTCGCGCCATCGGCGTCGTCACCGGTGCGACCAGCGATACCGCGCAGCCGCTACTGGCTTCGACCTTCTATCTGACCCGTGCGCTGCAGCCCTTCGCCGATGTGCGGCTCGGCGACCGCGGCGCGCCGCAGCAGGTGATCGCGCAGTTCCTCGATCAGCGGCTGCCGATGATCGTGATGGCCGATGTCGGCACGCTGTCGCCGGAAATCCGCGAACGCCTGAACGCATGGATCGATCAGGGCGGCGTGCTGGTGCGCTTCGCCGGTCCCCGTCTGGCGCAGGCCGATGACGATCTGGTGCCGGTGAAACTGCGCCGCGGCGGCCGCACGCTCGGCGGCAGTCTCACCTGGGAAAAGCCGCAGCATCTGGCCTCGTTCGCCGCCGACGGCCCGTTCGCGGGGCTTAACGTGCCCAAGGACATCACCATCAGCCGGCAGGTGCTGGCCGAGCCCGATGCCGTGCTCGCAACCAGGACCTGGGCGTCGCTGGAAGACGGCACGCCGCTGGTCACCGGCGAACATCGCGGCAAGGGCGTCGTCAGCCTGTTCCATGTCGGCGCCGACTCGCGCTGGTCGGACCTGCCGATGTCCGGCAGCTTCGTCGAAATGCTGCGGCGGCTGGTCGATATGTCCGGCTACACTTCCAAGCCCGGCCCCGGCGTCGCCAGCGAAGCGGCCAATGTCGAAACCGTGGCGCCGCTGCGCACGCTCGACGGCTTCGGCGCGTTCGGGCCGCCGCCCTCGACCGCCAAGCCGATGCCGGCCGACTATCGCGATCGCGCCACCTCAGATCATCCGCCCGGCTTCTACGGCTCCGCCGAAGGTCCGATCGCCGTCAATACGCTGGCATCGGCCGATCGCATCGCCGCGCTCGATACGTCATCGCTGCACGCGCAGCATGCCACCTACTCCAACGCCGAGCCGCGTGACTTGCGCGGCATCCTGCTGTCGTCATCGCTGCTGTTGTTCCTGATCGATGCGATCGTGATCGCGATGCTGGGCGCCGGCCTTGCCGCGCTGTGGCGCCGGCGTACCGCGACGGCAGCGCTTGTCCTGGCGCTGATCCTGGCCGCGACGTCGATCGCGCCGTCGCCGGTGCGCGCCGACAACCCGGTGCGCGCCGACAACAATGACGACTTCGCCATCAAGGCGGTGTCGCAGACGCGGCTCGCCTATGTCGTCACCGGAAATGCCGACGTCGATTCCATCGTCAAGGCCGGCATGGCCGGGCTGACGCTGTTCCTGGCGCAGCGCACGGCGCTGGAAGCCGGCGATCCCGTCGGCATCGATCCCGCCCGCGACGAACTGGCGTTCTTCCCGCTGATCTACTGGCCGGTGGTGCCGGGCGCGCCAAAGCCGCCGCAGGACGCCATCAACCGCATCGACGCCTACATGAAACAGGGCGGCACGGTCGTGTTCGATACCCGCGACGCCATCGAGGCGCCGCCGGGCGACAACGGCGCGTCGCAGACGCCGGGGATGCAAACCCTGCGCGAGATTCTTTCCTCGCTCGACGTGCCCGAGCTCGAGCCGGTGCCGCGCGAGCATGTGCTGACCAAGACGTTCTATCTGCTGCGCGACTTCCCCGGCCGCTTCAACGCCGGCCAGACCTGGGTCGAAACCCTGCCGCGCGAGGACGACGACGAGACCGCCTCGAAGCCGGCGCGCGGCGGTGACGGCGTTTCGCCGATCATCATCACCTCGAACGATCTCGCCGGTGCCTGGGCGATCCGCCCCGACGGCCAGCCGATGCTGCCGCTGACACCCGGCGAGCCGCGCCAGCGCGAATTCGCCTTCCGCGCCGGCGTCAACATCGTGATGTACACGCTGACCGGCAACTACAAGGCCGACCAGGTTCACGCGCCCGCCCTCATCGAACGGCTGGGACAGTAGAGCATGCAGTACGGTATCGCGTTTACACCCCTCGTTCCCACGCTCGTGCTGTGGATCGCACTCGCCGCGATCGTCGTGATCTCGACGCTGCTGCTGCTCGGCCGCGCGCGCGGGGCCGCGGTGCGCGCGGCGGCGCTGGCGCTGATCCTGCTGGCGCTCGCCAATCCTTCCTTCACCCGCGAGGACCGCGAGCCGTTGTCCTCGGTCGCCGCCGTCGTGATCGACAAGAGCCCGAGCCAGAATTTCGGCACGCGCAACGACGAGACCGCGAAGGCGCAGGAAGCGCTGGTCGATACCCTGAAGAAGATCAAGGGGCTGGAAGTGCGCGTCGTCGAGGCCGGACAGGCTGATGGCGAGACGGATGGCACCAAATTGTTCGGCGCGCTGTCCTCGGCGCTCTCGGACGTCCCGGTCGATCGCGTTGCCGGCGCGTTCCTGATCACCGACGGCCGGGTGCATGACATTCCCGCCAACGCCGCGGCTGTCGGCTTCCAGGCGCCGGTGCATGCGCTGATCACCGGCCGCAAGGACGAGCGCGACCGCCGCATCGCGATTTCGGCGGCGCCTCGCTTCGGCATTGTCGGACAGACCCAGACCATCACCTACCGGCTCGACGATCAGGGCGTCACCAACCAGCGCGCCAAGATCGTGATACGCCGCGACGGCGAGGTGATCAGCGAGCGCACGCTCACGAGTGGTCAGACTTCCAGTGTCGAGATCGACATCAAGCATGCCGGCCCGAACATCGTCGAGATCGAGGCCTCGCCGCTGGAGAACGAACTGACACTGGTCAACAACCGCGCCGTGGTCGCGATCGACGGCGTCCGCGACAAACTGCGCGTGCTGCTGGTGTCCGGCGAGCCGCATTCCGGCGAACGCACCTGGCGCAACCTGCTGAAGTCGGACGCCAGCGTCGACCTTGTGCACTTCACAATTCTGCGTCCGCCGGAGAAACAGGACGGCACGCCGATCAACGAGCTATCGCTGATCGCGTTTCCGACCCGCGAACTGTTCCAGCAGAAGATCAACGAATTCCAGCTGATCATCTTCGACCGCTATGCCCGCCAGGGCGTGCTGCCGATCGCCTATTTCGACAACATCGCCCGCTACGTCCGCGCCGGCGGCGCGGTGCTGGTATCGGCCGGGCCGGACTACGCCTCGACCACCAGCATCTGGCGCACGCCGCTGGATTCGGTGCTGCCGGCCGAACCGGTCGGCGTCACCGAAAAACCGTTCTATGCGCATCTGAGCGACGCCGGCAAGCGCCACCCGGTGACGCGTGGCCTCGAAGGCTCCGCCACCGAGCCGCCGCACTGGAGCCGGTTCTTCCGCACCGTCGAGACCCGCAACAGCGTCACCCCGCCTGTCATGACCGGCGCCGACGGCAAGCCGCTGTTGCTGCTGTCGCGCTTCGGCGAAGGCCGCGTCGCGCTGTTGCTGTCGGACCATATCTGGCTGTGGGCGCGCGGCTATGAAGGCGGTGGACCGCATCTGGACTTGCTGCGGCGGATGTCGCACTGGCTGATGAAGCAGCCGGACCTCGACGAGGAGGCGCTGCGCCTGCAGATCCAGGGCAAGGACCTCGTGGTGGTGCGCCAGACCATGGCCGACACCGTCGCACCTGTCACGGTGACCTCGCCGAGCGGCACCACAAAAGAATTGACCCTTGTTGTCGGCGATCCCGGCGAATGGCGTGCGACGCTGCCTGCGAACGAACTCGGGCTGTGGCAGGCGACCGACGGCACGTTGAAGGCGCTGATCAATGTCGGGCCTACCAACCCGAAGGAATTTTCCGAAGTCACCTCGACCACCGAGATGCTGAAGCCGCTGGCGCAGGCGACCGGTGGCGACGCGCGGCGCGTGGTCGATGGCACCAGCCTCGACATGCCCCGCATCGTGCCGGTCCGTGCTTCCGGCAT harbors:
- a CDS encoding DUF2158 domain-containing protein, translated to MEVKPGDVVILKSGGHPMSVVEVSETTAACVWMGNEGDLFRETLPLAVLELAEAEPSDDEEDDEDEHEDEEEADEEDEEEDEHEPKKKKK
- a CDS encoding DUF4159 domain-containing protein, producing MAGLPLTFADPLLLMGLLTLPVLWWLLRVMPPRPKRIEFPPTRLLFDIRPKEETPSRTPWWLTLLRLTAAALVILAAAGPIWNPQTGVGGSNAPLVILLDDGWSAASSWDIRIKAADELIANADNDRRGVALVPLSEPARDITLMPGGTARVALRQLAPKPYAIERVETLAAVERFLKATGDAEIAWLSDGIDTGRGTEFLEGLGRTVGDRKLTVFEGGASPALALVAAENAAAKMTVKVLRTTSGNAAGVVRAIDAKGSPIGEARYAFGLQDREAEAAFDLPVELRNDIARLEISGERSAGAVQLLDKRWRRRAIGVVTGATSDTAQPLLASTFYLTRALQPFADVRLGDRGAPQQVIAQFLDQRLPMIVMADVGTLSPEIRERLNAWIDQGGVLVRFAGPRLAQADDDLVPVKLRRGGRTLGGSLTWEKPQHLASFAADGPFAGLNVPKDITISRQVLAEPDAVLATRTWASLEDGTPLVTGEHRGKGVVSLFHVGADSRWSDLPMSGSFVEMLRRLVDMSGYTSKPGPGVASEAANVETVAPLRTLDGFGAFGPPPSTAKPMPADYRDRATSDHPPGFYGSAEGPIAVNTLASADRIAALDTSSLHAQHATYSNAEPRDLRGILLSSSLLLFLIDAIVIAMLGAGLAALWRRRTATAALVLALILAATSIAPSPVRADNPVRADNNDDFAIKAVSQTRLAYVVTGNADVDSIVKAGMAGLTLFLAQRTALEAGDPVGIDPARDELAFFPLIYWPVVPGAPKPPQDAINRIDAYMKQGGTVVFDTRDAIEAPPGDNGASQTPGMQTLREILSSLDVPELEPVPREHVLTKTFYLLRDFPGRFNAGQTWVETLPREDDDETASKPARGGDGVSPIIITSNDLAGAWAIRPDGQPMLPLTPGEPRQREFAFRAGVNIVMYTLTGNYKADQVHAPALIERLGQ
- a CDS encoding AAA family ATPase codes for the protein MANADGVEKLEDAIVRSAEQVAGQIRAAKEAIATVIYGQDRVIENTLVTILSGGHALLIGVPGLAKTKLVETLGITLGLDAKRIQFTPDLMPSDILGAEVLDESNSGKRSFRFIAGPVFAQLLMADEINRASPRTQSALLQAMQEQHITVAGARHDLPKPFHVLATQNPLEQEGTYPLPEAQLDRFLMEIDVDYPDRDAERRILFETTGADETLAKASMNAEILIAAQRLVRRLPVGDSVVEAILSLVRSARPNPDGDGDKLIAWGPGPRASQSLMLAVRARALLDGRLAPSIDDVLDLAEPVLKHRMALTFSARAEGRTIPDVIRQLKTRIG
- a CDS encoding CoA pyrophosphatase — its product is MNEPIRRKLEAAPVSSAEFFARSRARLSFDVPAGLIDPNIIPRTGDSGNDRMLEIVAREQPVRPAAVLIPVIDHPEPTVLLTQRSPHLSSHAGQISFPGGKIDATDASPLDAALREAEEEVGLSRDFVEPIGYLDLYGTAFGFRILPTVARVRPGFTLDINEGEVVDAFEVPLAFLMNPENHQIHNKEFRGMERSYYAMPYAERYIWGATAGILRVLYERIYLS
- a CDS encoding DUF58 domain-containing protein, translating into MAAETKHQSGEIVAIRRADGESRTLAASLPRLVLEARRIAANVIHGLHGRRRAGAGESFWQYRRFVSGEPSQNVDWRRSARDDHLYVREQEWEAAHTVWLWPDRSPSMAFASRGARDSKLERGLIVTFALAELLVAGGERVGIPGLMNPTASRSVIDKMAQAMLHDDAARASLPPSFVPSALAEIVVLSDFWSPMPEIRTMLAGLSASGAHGTLIQIVDPAEETFPYSGRVEFVEPEGGGVITAGRAESWAQDYVARVALHRDEIRNETNKLDWLFSTHTTSRSAAELLLFLHSGMMVSKGSVRSSTVKVGRSA
- a CDS encoding DUF6111 family protein, which gives rise to MIRPVLTEVGIFLIPFAVYAVFLIATRSGLMATSSWPAHLVAKLVLGSLLLVVVSFVLLAHFSGAAPDSTYIPAHIENGKFVPGTEK
- a CDS encoding sulfite exporter TauE/SafE family protein, which translates into the protein MNILSGFADISVAQLLLVAGMALFASVIGGLAGYGTGALMPLVLVPLIGAEPVVPIIAISSIFTNLSRFVAYIRYADRRRALIVVSAAILSTALGAYGYTRLSGAGAALVIGSMLILSVPLRRLAKHHQVRIGDAALAAGAVGYGVVVGGTSGSGVILLSLLMAAGLEGAAVIATDAVISLATSVVKISVFGMAGVVTAQVLAFALLIGAVAIPGAFLAKAFVERMPVHIHTAILDVAVITGGLVMIWSALR
- a CDS encoding HAD family hydrolase translates to MTHLPRAMLIDMDDTILSAYGRPEIAWNQIAAEFADEYGPFSPHQVASAVLTSARKFWGAAGPEWRLKLDEARRIVVRDGFAALAAGGHALPDDLAARLANRFTTYREEAMYVFPGAHDAIDALKAHGVKLALVTNGAAETQRAKVERFELTHRFDHIQIEGEHGFGKPEERAYLHAMQALGVTAQETWMIGDNLEWEVEAPQRLGIYAVWIDVHGDGLPAESTVKPDRIIRSLTELLSAD
- a CDS encoding CCA tRNA nucleotidyltransferase — encoded protein: MLIDAPWLKSGAAARVLALLNGDGEEARVVGGAVRNALLNIPTGDIDIATTALPDEVVRRAKAAGIKCVPTGIDHGTVTLVVDAQPFEVTTLREDTETYGRKAKVAFGRDWVRDAERRDFTINGLSVDADGLVHDHVGGLADIEARRVRFIGDAAQRIAEDYLRILRFFRMHAAYGAGAPDRAGYLACIAGRAGFSNLSAERVRMEMLKLLVADGAEAAVTAMADAGLLLTIVGSVTYTGPFAAMISAERALGLAPDPVRRLAALAVAVTEDAKRVAARLRLSNAETKMLDSMGHRWWRLAGMDELRARQRLYRLGEAQYRDRLMLAWARSGESFEAAYWREFAKLPQRWTAPKFPLRAADFISRGIAEGPALGHVLTLAEDAWLAADFPLAPAALAAIADQTVTRFHRDHRL
- a CDS encoding DUF1285 domain-containing protein, translating into MAKQGQTGDQGLQDNKLEGNKLEGNKLEGLTVAAREAVNATAAGKGLPPVHLWNPPFCGDLDMRIAGDGTWFYMGTPIGRPALVRLFSTILKREDGKHFLVTPVEKVGIRVDDAPFMAVEMLNEAGDRGRLLRFRTNVDDWVPCDSGHRLRFEMAADGGLTPYLHVRADLWAKVTRALYYDLVDMGEERVVDGEPMFGVESGGEFFAMADAKQVRDAL